A section of the Virgibacillus sp. NKC19-3 genome encodes:
- a CDS encoding MFS transporter gives MKQSNIEDKQPEILKKEYRLKGSPNRGLLMATFGFFIGFSAVSLFGTVASEFNKFLGLSGIMLGFLVGLPQLLGSLLRIPFGAWVDKVGGKKPMLILLGISIVGMVGLTSILYTGELTMGKFPWVLLFGLLGGAGVATFSVGVPQTNYWFPTNKHGFSSGVYGGLGNLAPGIFSLILPTILALYGLANTYLIWLLFLIAGTIIYAVYAKDAYSIQITNQGVNEREAKRVAKKLGQEVFPSGNAVDALKKSAKNPRTWALIALYFTSFGGFLALTTWLPTYWTEFHGQSVRMAGVLMAIGFSIFASLIRVYGGKASDDHGGEKVAIISFAVALLGALMFVVTSTFWIALLAEVILAAGMGIANAAIFKLVPTYVSDAPGGASGWVGGLGAFGGFVIPPVMGLFIDIFGVSGYQYGFLVFAALALLSIIISYNLMKNNPVKQ, from the coding sequence ATGAAACAGTCTAACATTGAAGATAAACAACCTGAAATACTAAAGAAAGAGTATCGTCTTAAAGGAAGTCCGAATAGGGGCTTGCTTATGGCAACATTTGGATTTTTCATCGGATTTTCCGCGGTATCTTTGTTTGGAACAGTTGCTTCAGAGTTTAATAAGTTTTTAGGATTATCCGGTATCATGCTAGGATTCTTAGTGGGATTGCCGCAACTGCTCGGATCATTACTCCGCATACCTTTTGGTGCATGGGTTGATAAGGTCGGTGGAAAAAAACCAATGCTTATTTTACTTGGCATCTCAATTGTCGGGATGGTCGGATTAACGTCTATTCTTTACACGGGAGAATTAACAATGGGGAAATTCCCGTGGGTTTTATTGTTTGGCTTGCTTGGAGGTGCAGGTGTTGCGACGTTTTCTGTCGGAGTACCGCAAACGAATTATTGGTTTCCGACGAATAAACATGGGTTTTCATCTGGTGTTTACGGTGGTTTAGGTAATTTAGCTCCAGGGATTTTTAGTTTGATTTTGCCTACAATACTTGCCTTATATGGACTGGCAAATACTTATTTGATATGGCTCCTTTTTCTGATTGCTGGAACGATTATTTATGCCGTCTACGCTAAAGATGCTTATTCCATTCAAATCACGAATCAAGGGGTCAATGAAAGGGAAGCGAAGCGGGTAGCAAAAAAACTCGGACAGGAAGTGTTTCCTTCGGGTAATGCCGTTGATGCTTTGAAAAAATCAGCTAAAAACCCGCGTACATGGGCTTTGATTGCACTCTATTTCACTTCATTCGGAGGGTTTTTGGCTCTAACAACTTGGTTGCCAACTTATTGGACAGAGTTTCACGGACAGAGTGTTCGGATGGCAGGTGTTCTGATGGCCATCGGTTTCTCGATATTTGCTTCACTTATACGAGTATATGGTGGGAAGGCAAGTGATGATCATGGCGGGGAAAAGGTAGCCATAATCAGTTTTGCAGTTGCACTCCTTGGTGCATTAATGTTCGTAGTAACATCTACCTTTTGGATCGCTTTGCTGGCGGAGGTTATTCTTGCTGCAGGTATGGGGATTGCTAATGCTGCTATATTCAAACTGGTGCCAACCTATGTCAGCGACGCACCAGGCGGAGCCAGCGGCTGGGTTGGTGGCCTGGGAGCCTTTGGGGGATTTGTAATTCCACCGGTTATGGGATTGTTTATTGATATTTTTGGCGTATCTGGTTATCAGTATGGTTTTTTAGTTTTTGCAGCCTTGGCTCTTCTCTCGATAATCATATCCTACAATTTAATGAAAAATAATCCAGTGAAACAATAA
- a CDS encoding DUF438 domain-containing protein, translating into MAKAQYNMKLINILKDILHRLHDTGPSESIQEEFDRHFKDVNAVEILLIVQELKSGDYGITSQNVKELFRVYAQLYGHSMNEWNIPETQHPGHPVQIFANENKAFLEIFTEMNSLLELLEKNQHQLQEDTLERLKELMSSLGQFYNHYNRKEKLFFSILERYRHYTPSRIMWRDDDRIRNLYKGTKKMMERIPDIEFKYLKKTYHLFERQFKEMIFEEESFLLPMLALTFQEDDWLAIAKESDAYGYCFGEPEEKWVSQRTSFIDEEDETDTINHAKDADIPSLPFGGGYLTTHEANHILNHLPLEITFVDKNGLFKYFNERIDSSEMMLVRTPSSIGRFVANCHPPNSLEKVMNLIHDLQSKKRSSESMWFKKGGRYVYITYKGVFDENGEYLGILEYVQDIQPFLDLTREVKKELSQLDESF; encoded by the coding sequence ATGGCTAAAGCACAATATAACATGAAATTAATTAATATTTTAAAAGATATATTACATCGTTTACATGATACGGGTCCGTCAGAATCTATTCAAGAAGAGTTTGACCGACATTTTAAAGATGTGAATGCTGTTGAAATATTGTTGATTGTGCAGGAATTAAAAAGTGGAGACTATGGTATTACATCTCAGAATGTTAAGGAGTTATTCCGTGTTTATGCTCAATTGTACGGCCATTCAATGAATGAATGGAATATTCCTGAAACGCAACATCCAGGTCACCCAGTCCAAATTTTCGCAAATGAAAATAAAGCATTTTTGGAAATTTTTACTGAAATGAATAGTCTTTTAGAATTATTGGAAAAAAACCAACACCAATTGCAAGAAGATACGTTAGAAAGACTCAAGGAGCTTATGTCTTCATTAGGACAGTTCTATAACCACTATAATCGTAAAGAGAAGCTATTTTTCTCAATTTTGGAGCGATATAGGCATTATACGCCATCCAGAATCATGTGGAGGGATGATGATCGAATCCGTAACCTATATAAGGGAACCAAAAAAATGATGGAACGTATACCTGATATAGAATTTAAATACTTGAAGAAAACGTATCATTTATTTGAACGTCAATTTAAGGAAATGATTTTTGAGGAAGAATCATTTTTATTACCAATGCTTGCGTTAACCTTTCAAGAAGATGATTGGCTGGCTATCGCAAAGGAAAGTGACGCATATGGCTATTGTTTTGGTGAGCCGGAAGAAAAATGGGTGTCTCAACGAACGTCATTTATCGATGAGGAAGATGAAACGGATACAATAAATCATGCGAAAGATGCTGATATTCCAAGCCTTCCCTTTGGAGGTGGCTACTTAACAACACATGAAGCCAACCATATTCTTAACCATTTGCCACTAGAAATAACATTTGTGGATAAAAACGGTTTATTTAAATACTTTAATGAAAGAATCGATTCATCTGAGATGATGCTTGTACGGACACCAAGCTCAATTGGCCGTTTCGTAGCCAATTGTCATCCACCTAATAGTTTAGAGAAGGTTATGAACTTAATTCATGATCTGCAGTCAAAGAAACGCTCTTCTGAAAGTATGTGGTTTAAGAAAGGGGGGCGTTATGTTTATATCACGTATAAAGGTGTATTTGATGAGAATGGAGAGTACTTAGGAATTTTGGAGTACGTTCAAGATATTCAGCCTTTCTTAGATCTAACACGTGAAGTGAAAAAAGAACTTAGTCAACTAGATGAATCGTTTTAA
- a CDS encoding YjbA family protein has protein sequence MLYLHDVWVNWFEGEENGYSVCYFHEWRKDDKIELLDQVPLLYITDDLYNYIENDMNELPIVLLDTIYKRAYSRKGQDRTVLEYACIITDGKEILALDTIGYQIPIRKSRLIPRQEQLVFDMIENKKAQSFKFDGTSYEKEYHMLSMPPELVFGLTRRERQLKQLLMIGLDQLRTTNNLKELRYWLTEWDPKNYPFIRFMNEDKVWDALYNGVKQGWSMAHEELCAKLIKGQPFLEKMFEAENNQEQNTSKQK, from the coding sequence ATGTTATATTTGCATGATGTTTGGGTGAATTGGTTTGAAGGAGAAGAAAACGGGTATAGCGTCTGTTACTTTCATGAATGGCGCAAAGATGACAAGATTGAATTATTAGATCAGGTTCCATTATTGTACATAACAGATGACTTATACAATTATATTGAAAATGACATGAATGAGCTACCTATAGTACTGCTTGATACGATTTATAAACGTGCTTATTCCCGCAAGGGTCAGGATCGAACCGTACTTGAATATGCTTGTATCATCACAGATGGCAAAGAAATACTGGCTCTTGATACCATTGGCTATCAAATTCCTATTCGTAAAAGCCGTTTAATACCAAGACAGGAGCAACTTGTATTCGATATGATTGAAAATAAAAAAGCCCAATCCTTTAAATTCGATGGTACCTCTTATGAGAAAGAGTACCACATGTTATCAATGCCACCTGAACTAGTTTTTGGCTTAACGAGAAGGGAACGTCAATTGAAGCAGCTGCTTATGATAGGGTTGGATCAGTTACGAACGACCAACAATTTAAAAGAGTTGCGGTATTGGCTTACCGAATGGGATCCAAAAAACTATCCATTTATCCGATTCATGAATGAAGATAAAGTATGGGACGCCCTTTATAATGGGGTGAAGCAAGGATGGAGCATGGCACATGAAGAATTATGTGCAAAATTAATCAAGGGGCAGCCTTTCCTTGAAAAAATGTTTGAAGCGGAAAATAATCAAGAGCAAAATACGTCGAAGCAAAAGTAA
- the trpS gene encoding tryptophan--tRNA ligase: MKTIFSGIQPSGTLTIGNYLGAMQQFVQLQNDYQCYYCIVDEHAITVPQDRLKLRNNIRSLAALYLASGLDPEKATLFIQSEVSAHTQLGWMLQSISYIGELERMTQFKDKSTGNEAVSSALLTYPSLMAADILLYNTNIVPVGEDQKQHLELTRNLAQRFNHKFNDIFTIPEISIPEVGARIMSLQDPTKKMSKSDDNEKGFISMLDEPKRIEKKIKSAVTDSDGIVAFDKENKPGVANLLTIYSSCSGESIASLESTYKDKGYGVFKQDTANAVVQVLKPIQDRYYALIDSEKLDEILDQGADKAAFTANKTVAKAKKAMGLGRVKKKKR; the protein is encoded by the coding sequence ATGAAAACCATCTTTTCAGGTATCCAGCCAAGCGGCACATTGACAATTGGAAATTACTTAGGGGCTATGCAGCAATTTGTCCAATTACAGAATGATTACCAATGTTATTATTGCATTGTCGATGAACATGCTATTACAGTACCACAAGATCGATTGAAATTAAGAAATAATATTCGCTCACTAGCAGCACTGTACCTTGCATCTGGATTAGACCCGGAAAAAGCTACGTTATTTATCCAATCAGAAGTATCTGCACACACACAACTAGGATGGATGCTGCAATCGATAAGCTATATTGGAGAATTGGAACGAATGACCCAATTTAAAGATAAATCGACAGGTAATGAAGCAGTGTCATCAGCATTGTTAACTTATCCTTCCCTAATGGCAGCAGACATTCTTTTGTACAATACAAATATAGTCCCTGTTGGTGAGGATCAGAAACAGCATTTAGAACTTACCAGAAATCTTGCACAGCGTTTTAATCATAAATTCAATGATATTTTTACCATACCTGAAATCAGCATTCCCGAAGTCGGCGCACGTATTATGTCGCTCCAGGACCCTACCAAGAAAATGAGCAAGTCAGATGACAATGAAAAAGGGTTCATCTCCATGCTTGATGAACCGAAAAGGATTGAGAAGAAAATTAAAAGTGCTGTTACGGATTCAGATGGAATTGTTGCATTTGATAAGGAAAATAAACCAGGTGTAGCAAACTTATTAACCATTTATTCAAGCTGTTCAGGAGAATCTATAGCATCCCTTGAATCCACGTATAAAGATAAAGGATATGGAGTGTTCAAGCAAGATACCGCAAATGCAGTTGTTCAAGTTCTAAAACCCATTCAGGACCGGTATTACGCATTAATCGACTCGGAAAAATTAGATGAGATATTGGATCAGGGAGCAGACAAAGCTGCTTTTACGGCGAATAAAACAGTTGCCAAGGCAAAAAAAGCGATGGGATTAGGAAGGGTCAAAAAGAAAAAACGTTAG
- a CDS encoding putative glycoside hydrolase has protein sequence MERKRLTAFTFISILLLGIMLPISSSGEEVQTASAHKERQTNIKSIDTSERIQRFTYDSGYDFEYPDAVRGIYVTGNSAGGSRFESLLDLIDTTDLNTMVIDIKEDNGNLTMIPEEGSPYEDMAKNYIDDPDEMMRVLEEKGIYPIARVVVFKDSVLSKERPDLSFQQNGEVWVNNKGEAFLNPFEQEVWEYNVEIAKMAAEMGFQEIQFDYVRFPEGFENRDSELEYTLGDYENSELDDVKKRVEAVTDFVAFAREELAYYDVDVAADIFGYAATIEETPGIGQNFSKISENVDIISSMIYPSHWSPYFGIEKPDTEPYKLVNEYAQVENEVLDALEETPVSRPWLQDFEAPWLYSGATKQYGKEEVEAQIKALYENGIDEFLLWNSGNTYTENVDYMIGK, from the coding sequence ATGGAGAGAAAACGGCTTACGGCTTTTACATTTATAAGTATACTTCTCCTGGGGATAATGCTACCTATAAGTAGTAGTGGAGAAGAAGTACAAACAGCAAGTGCACATAAGGAAAGACAAACCAATATTAAATCGATTGATACAAGTGAAAGAATACAGCGTTTTACATATGATTCAGGCTATGATTTTGAATATCCTGATGCGGTGAGGGGTATCTATGTTACTGGAAATTCGGCAGGTGGCAGTCGCTTTGAGAGCCTCTTGGATTTAATTGACACAACAGATCTAAATACAATGGTAATTGATATCAAAGAAGATAATGGTAATTTAACGATGATACCCGAAGAGGGATCCCCGTATGAAGATATGGCGAAAAATTATATAGATGACCCTGATGAGATGATGCGGGTCTTAGAAGAGAAGGGCATCTATCCAATCGCGAGAGTTGTTGTTTTTAAGGATAGTGTGCTATCTAAGGAGCGCCCTGATCTGTCCTTTCAACAAAACGGAGAAGTATGGGTGAATAATAAAGGGGAAGCATTTTTAAATCCGTTTGAACAAGAAGTATGGGAATACAATGTTGAAATTGCGAAGATGGCTGCAGAAATGGGCTTTCAGGAGATCCAGTTCGATTATGTACGTTTTCCTGAAGGTTTTGAAAACCGGGATTCTGAGCTGGAATACACACTTGGGGATTACGAAAACTCCGAACTTGATGACGTGAAAAAACGTGTAGAGGCTGTAACGGACTTCGTAGCGTTTGCTCGAGAAGAATTGGCGTATTATGATGTTGACGTTGCTGCAGATATATTCGGTTACGCAGCTACGATTGAAGAAACACCAGGTATCGGCCAAAACTTTTCTAAGATATCGGAAAATGTCGATATCATTTCATCGATGATCTATCCCAGTCATTGGAGTCCCTATTTTGGTATAGAAAAGCCCGATACAGAACCATATAAGCTTGTTAACGAATATGCTCAAGTGGAAAATGAGGTGTTGGATGCCTTGGAAGAGACTCCAGTTTCAAGACCGTGGTTACAGGATTTTGAAGCACCTTGGTTATATAGTGGAGCAACCAAACAATATGGAAAAGAGGAAGTTGAGGCGCAAATCAAAGCATTGTATGAAAATGGGATTGATGAATTCCTGTTATGGAATTCCGGGAATACGTATACTGAAAATGTAGACTATATGATCGGAAAATAA
- a CDS encoding GNAT family N-acetyltransferase: MNWYDKLSKYFPVEEMKSKAHMEMLLDEKGDVYHKDESSLHVLMFAEFDSFVFIDYVWVSPDARGQGTGHKLMEKLKNKNKPIILEVEPVDYDDSDSEKRLHFYHREGFAHAQKIDYNRRSLATNEDTAMEILYWSPTDDSEEVIFQKMKKMYEDIHTYKDKEIYGKSYQSVDEVLTYEKDRDSKDILEGIHTTEKS; this comes from the coding sequence ATGAATTGGTATGATAAGTTAAGTAAGTATTTCCCCGTAGAAGAGATGAAATCAAAAGCGCATATGGAAATGCTCTTAGATGAAAAGGGGGATGTTTACCATAAGGATGAAAGTTCCTTACATGTCTTAATGTTTGCGGAATTTGACTCATTCGTTTTTATTGACTATGTATGGGTTTCACCAGATGCAAGAGGGCAGGGAACAGGACATAAGTTAATGGAAAAACTAAAAAATAAAAACAAACCAATTATTTTGGAAGTGGAGCCAGTAGATTATGATGATTCAGATTCAGAGAAACGACTTCACTTTTACCACAGAGAAGGCTTCGCTCACGCGCAAAAGATTGATTACAATCGTCGTTCCCTGGCTACAAATGAGGATACCGCAATGGAAATCTTGTATTGGTCTCCAACGGATGATTCCGAAGAAGTGATTTTTCAAAAGATGAAAAAGATGTACGAGGATATTCATACGTATAAAGATAAAGAAATATATGGCAAGTCCTATCAATCGGTCGATGAAGTTCTAACGTATGAGAAAGACCGAGATTCCAAGGATATATTAGAAGGCATACATACAACAGAAAAATCCTAA
- the spxA gene encoding transcriptional regulator SpxA, with product MVTLYTSPSCTSCRKAKAWLEEHNIPFRERNIFSEPLTLDEIKEILRMTEDGTDEIISTRSKVFQKLDVDIDQLPLKDLFNLIQQNPGLLRRPIILDEKRLQVGYNEDEIRRFLPRTVRTFQLREAQRMVN from the coding sequence ATGGTAACACTTTATACCTCACCAAGTTGTACATCTTGCAGGAAGGCAAAAGCGTGGCTTGAGGAGCACAATATCCCATTTAGAGAAAGGAATATTTTTTCCGAACCATTAACGTTGGATGAAATAAAGGAAATATTACGGATGACGGAAGATGGAACTGATGAGATTATCTCGACTCGCTCAAAGGTTTTTCAAAAATTGGATGTTGATATTGATCAATTACCATTAAAAGATTTATTTAATTTAATCCAACAAAACCCAGGCTTATTGAGAAGACCAATAATTTTGGATGAAAAACGATTGCAAGTTGGATATAACGAAGATGAGATTCGACGGTTTTTACCAAGAACAGTACGTACTTTTCAACTACGTGAGGCGCAGCGAATGGTCAACTAA
- the mecA gene encoding adaptor protein MecA, with the protein MEIERINENTVKFYISYYDLEDRGFEREEIWYNRERSEQLFWQMMDEVNYKEDFTVEGPLWIQVQAMDKGLEFVVTKAQVSKDGENIELPTEDGETVDVPVDKKIENMLEDKYGKSHDQSEELEEDNLSIIVRFHDFEDVIQLSHYFAAFTGSAQDSLYHYDESYYLYMEFSHELLDDDVQEDFISQVLEFADDTDVTIHLLDEYGKKIFETDTFAQVRSYFPVEV; encoded by the coding sequence ATGGAAATAGAAAGAATCAATGAAAATACGGTAAAGTTTTATATTTCTTATTATGACCTTGAAGATCGTGGGTTTGAGCGTGAGGAAATCTGGTATAATCGGGAGCGAAGCGAGCAATTGTTTTGGCAAATGATGGATGAAGTGAACTATAAAGAGGACTTTACGGTAGAAGGTCCGTTGTGGATTCAGGTTCAGGCAATGGATAAAGGATTGGAATTCGTTGTTACCAAAGCACAAGTCTCCAAAGATGGGGAGAATATTGAATTACCGACAGAAGATGGTGAAACAGTAGACGTACCTGTTGATAAGAAAATAGAAAATATGCTGGAAGATAAATATGGAAAAAGTCATGACCAAAGTGAGGAATTGGAAGAAGACAACCTATCAATTATTGTAAGGTTCCATGATTTCGAGGACGTCATTCAATTAAGTCATTACTTTGCAGCTTTCACAGGAAGTGCCCAAGATTCCCTGTATCACTATGATGAAAGCTATTACTTGTATATGGAGTTTTCTCATGAATTACTGGATGACGACGTACAAGAAGATTTCATTAGCCAAGTATTAGAATTTGCAGACGATACAGACGTGACCATTCACTTATTAGATGAATATGGGAAAAAGATATTTGAAACGGACACCTTTGCCCAAGTCAGATCTTATTTTCCAGTTGAAGTCTAG
- a CDS encoding ISL3 family transposase: MQLNSNIHLPGFEAFTIQKSEEVDGIYYLHVDREVKNHRCPACGAYTSNVHDYRVQKIQHTRIFGRQVYVFYRKRRYVCRSGCGKRFYEDNPLVERYQRQSMEMKQAVAMELIHGKSFRDVAHRFDTSPTTVIRRFDYITAPLLDETQTLPDVIAIDEYKGDAGGETYQTIIADPVNRKPLEILADRRKETVKNYLRKHGERVKMVVMDMSHSFKAAVDQALGHPIIIADRFHFCRYIYWALERVRRQEQNAFDDYDRKKCKRMKHVFYKQPETLTDKQAWYLERYLQKSAYLKRAYQLKEAYRLWFETAKENGSKHLGATKAHLYEFYDLVRESGVTEFEQAIGTLQNWQKEIMNTFGFELHNGYIEGINNQTKVLKRNAFGFKRFDRFRAKVLLHHQYKKLDIRVA, encoded by the coding sequence GTGCAATTGAATTCTAACATTCATTTACCAGGATTTGAAGCCTTTACGATCCAAAAGTCAGAAGAAGTTGACGGCATCTATTATCTTCATGTTGATAGGGAAGTAAAAAACCATCGTTGTCCGGCTTGTGGTGCTTATACATCAAATGTCCATGATTACCGGGTACAAAAGATTCAACATACCCGTATATTTGGCAGACAGGTTTATGTTTTCTATCGTAAGCGACGCTATGTTTGCCGATCCGGTTGCGGGAAGCGTTTTTATGAGGATAACCCCTTAGTGGAGCGTTATCAGCGACAGTCCATGGAGATGAAACAGGCCGTAGCGATGGAGCTTATTCACGGAAAAAGTTTCAGGGATGTTGCTCATCGATTTGATACATCCCCAACCACCGTTATTCGACGGTTCGATTATATTACGGCCCCGCTGTTGGATGAAACACAAACATTACCGGATGTGATTGCCATTGATGAATACAAAGGGGATGCCGGTGGAGAAACATATCAGACGATTATTGCCGATCCCGTAAATAGAAAACCGTTGGAAATACTGGCAGACCGTAGGAAAGAAACGGTAAAGAATTATTTACGGAAACATGGTGAACGCGTAAAGATGGTCGTGATGGATATGAGCCATTCGTTTAAGGCCGCTGTTGATCAAGCTTTGGGGCATCCTATTATCATCGCGGATCGCTTCCATTTTTGTCGGTATATCTATTGGGCTTTAGAAAGGGTCAGAAGACAGGAACAAAATGCTTTTGATGATTATGATCGCAAAAAATGTAAACGGATGAAACATGTATTTTATAAACAGCCGGAGACATTAACAGACAAACAAGCCTGGTATCTGGAACGATACTTACAAAAATCCGCCTATTTGAAACGGGCTTACCAACTTAAAGAGGCTTATCGATTATGGTTTGAGACAGCTAAAGAGAATGGCTCGAAACACTTGGGTGCAACGAAAGCGCATCTTTATGAATTCTATGACCTAGTTCGAGAATCGGGTGTTACGGAATTTGAACAGGCTATCGGGACCCTGCAGAATTGGCAGAAGGAAATTATGAATACGTTTGGTTTTGAACTGCATAACGGCTATATTGAGGGGATTAATAACCAAACCAAGGTTCTTAAGCGTAATGCATTTGGCTTTAAACGATTTGATCGCTTTCGGGCGAAGGTATTACTGCATCATCAATATAAAAAGCTGGATATTCGGGTGGCATAA
- a CDS encoding competence protein CoiA produces MLQALTEKGNVIMLYTLPKIEIEKLKRQSFFCPACKQPVIIKAGLKVIPHFAHRSTTNCSTHEGGEGAYHEKGKLLLYKWLIHQQLDVQLETFIPEINQRPDLLLLINRKRIAIEYQCARVQPEQIRQRNVGYAHAGITPIWILGENLLQRQTKHHLKIDQYSQQFIHQFSSDTPLILFYFCPHTLQFITFQDIFFTQARQAIGKLNVIPLKQMNFTHIFMEKPFTQMELYQLWKKEKYKFRLKPGSHLYGKELAWRQWLYLKGTHIEYLPSIILLPIPAQYRMKTSSWDWQSRIAIDLLAPLPIGSAISTTLAKHFLQQQLLSKQYFPLIYSTENPVMQYLQLLARLNIVRQKTTHSFTKINPIKFHKNIEEALKADKAIMDFLIAKASNKIQA; encoded by the coding sequence ATGTTACAGGCTCTAACAGAAAAGGGCAATGTGATTATGCTGTACACGCTGCCAAAAATAGAGATTGAAAAATTAAAACGCCAGTCGTTTTTTTGCCCTGCATGTAAGCAACCAGTAATTATCAAAGCAGGATTAAAAGTAATCCCTCATTTTGCACACCGTTCCACAACAAATTGCTCCACACACGAAGGAGGGGAGGGGGCTTACCATGAAAAGGGGAAATTACTACTGTATAAATGGTTAATCCATCAACAATTGGATGTTCAGCTTGAGACATTCATCCCGGAAATTAACCAGCGGCCAGATTTGTTGCTGTTGATAAATAGGAAAAGAATTGCTATTGAGTATCAATGTGCAAGAGTACAACCTGAGCAGATAAGACAGCGGAACGTGGGATATGCGCATGCCGGGATAACACCAATATGGATCCTGGGGGAAAATTTACTCCAAAGACAAACGAAACATCATCTGAAAATTGATCAGTATTCCCAACAGTTTATCCATCAATTTTCTTCTGATACCCCATTAATTTTATTTTACTTTTGTCCGCACACCCTTCAATTTATAACATTTCAGGATATTTTTTTTACACAAGCAAGACAGGCTATCGGTAAACTGAACGTTATACCATTAAAGCAAATGAATTTCACGCATATATTTATGGAAAAGCCATTTACACAAATGGAGCTTTATCAATTATGGAAAAAGGAAAAGTACAAATTCCGTTTAAAACCAGGAAGTCATTTATATGGGAAAGAATTAGCTTGGCGTCAATGGTTATATTTAAAAGGAACCCATATCGAATATTTACCGTCTATTATATTGTTGCCAATACCTGCTCAATACCGGATGAAGACTTCTTCATGGGACTGGCAGAGTCGGATAGCCATTGATCTATTAGCCCCGTTACCCATAGGAAGTGCTATTTCCACTACATTAGCGAAGCATTTTTTACAGCAACAACTTCTCAGTAAACAATATTTTCCCTTAATTTATTCTACTGAAAATCCTGTTATGCAATATCTACAGCTTTTAGCCCGCTTAAATATCGTGAGACAGAAAACAACCCATTCATTTACAAAAATCAATCCCATTAAATTTCATAAAAATATAGAAGAAGCTTTAAAGGCGGATAAAGCAATAATGGATTTTTTAATTGCAAAGGCTTCAAACAAAATCCAAGCATGA